In a single window of the Veillonella sp. genome:
- the uraA gene encoding uracil permease — translation MKDYIDIQERPSWGRMLPLSFQHLFAMFGSTVLVPYLLKVDPATALFMNGIGTLLYLFVCKGKIPAYLGSSFAFIAPVAGVLSAGLGYEAAKGAFVVFGLSFVILSVLVRYIGTRWIDKLFPPAAMGAIVAIIGLELAPVAMSMSGLIGNQDLGMSHSQAVFISMFSLVVTLLGTVVFRGFLAVIPVLIGVVSGYILSAFMGVVDFSGVEAAPWFSLPQFYGMPVFDINAIIMIMPALFVVFAEHVGHLVVTSNIVSKDLMKEPGLQRSLLGDGLANILSGFFGATPNTTYGENIGVLAITRCFSVWVIGGAAVLAMIISFVGKVAALIHAIPVPVMGGVSILLFGIIAASGLRMLVERKVDYTNPVNMILTSVILVVGLSGAELAVGPVVLKGMGLATVVGMAMSIILLILQKTGVGNDQLKKTEV, via the coding sequence ATGAAGGATTATATTGATATTCAAGAGCGCCCGTCTTGGGGGCGTATGTTGCCACTTAGTTTCCAACATTTATTTGCTATGTTTGGCTCTACTGTATTAGTACCATATTTATTAAAAGTAGATCCTGCAACAGCTTTATTTATGAATGGTATTGGCACATTGTTATACCTATTCGTATGTAAAGGTAAAATCCCTGCATACCTCGGTTCTAGCTTTGCTTTCATTGCTCCTGTAGCTGGTGTATTATCTGCCGGCCTCGGTTATGAGGCAGCTAAAGGTGCCTTCGTTGTATTTGGCTTATCCTTTGTGATTTTATCTGTTCTAGTTCGCTATATTGGTACTCGTTGGATCGATAAGTTATTCCCACCGGCTGCCATGGGTGCTATCGTTGCTATTATTGGTTTAGAATTGGCGCCAGTAGCGATGAGTATGTCTGGCCTTATTGGTAATCAAGACTTGGGCATGAGCCACAGTCAAGCTGTATTTATTTCTATGTTTTCCTTAGTTGTTACCTTGCTTGGTACTGTTGTGTTCCGTGGCTTCTTAGCTGTAATCCCTGTTTTGATTGGCGTTGTTTCCGGCTATATCTTGTCTGCCTTCATGGGCGTTGTTGATTTCTCTGGTGTAGAGGCTGCTCCTTGGTTCTCTTTACCACAGTTCTATGGCATGCCTGTATTTGATATCAATGCCATCATCATGATTATGCCAGCACTCTTTGTAGTATTTGCAGAACATGTAGGTCACTTGGTTGTAACTAGTAACATCGTATCCAAAGACTTGATGAAAGAACCAGGCTTACAACGTTCTTTGCTCGGTGATGGTCTTGCGAACATCCTTTCTGGTTTCTTTGGTGCTACACCAAATACGACATACGGTGAAAACATCGGTGTACTCGCTATCACTCGTTGCTTCAGTGTGTGGGTTATCGGTGGTGCTGCAGTTCTTGCTATGATTATCTCCTTTGTAGGTAAAGTAGCTGCTCTTATCCATGCTATCCCAGTACCAGTTATGGGTGGTGTATCCATTCTCTTATTTGGTATCATTGCAGCATCCGGTTTGCGCATGCTTGTAGAACGCAAGGTAGATTATACAAATCCTGTTAATATGATCTTAACATCCGTTATCCTTGTTGTAGGTCTTAGCGGTGCAGAGCTTGCTGTAGGTCCTGTTGTATTGAAAGGCATGGGTCTTGCTACTGTAGTAGGCATGGCTATGAGTATTATCTTATTAATTCTTCAAAAAACAGGCGTTGGTAATGACCAATTGAAAAAAACAGAAGTATAA